The following coding sequences lie in one Flagellimonas eckloniae genomic window:
- a CDS encoding nitrate reductase, protein MQKKDSYDTICSYCGVGCGITVNKDSRGTLSVIGNDSYPVNKGMLCSKGKNLNYVAQDTSDRILHPEMRWSRNHPLQRVNWDTALTRAASVFQSIIDKHGPDSVGFYVSGQCLTEEYYLANKLTKGFIGTNNIDTNSRLCMSSAVVGYKKTVGEDAVPIAYADIELADCFLIAGANPAWCHPILFRRLEKHKEENPKVKVIVVDPRKTQSCALADIHLQILPGTDVILFNAIARWLIERKKLDKAFIKKHTVNFEECKQSAFQLTIGQAADRCGIPPEQIRKAAKYIADAKGFISMWTMGLNQSVIGVDKNVSLLNISLLTGHIGKPGSGPFSLTGQPNAMGGREVGGMANLLAAHKDLNNPEHRKEVSDFWGGKEIQPKPGLTATEMFNALENGKLKAVWIICTNPVVSMPNAHKIEKALQNASFVIVQDISHNSETSKYADLLLPAAGWLEKEGTMTNSERRISYLPKVIDSPGEAKPDAEILWEFAQKMGYSGFNYSNASDVYDEYCLMTKGTNIDISGLSYDRLKKEGSFQWPVPHKEHKGTPRLFQDQRFHTSDSKAHFNAPQNIYNQSEETDLDFPLILNTGRVRDQWHTRTKTGKVKRLSTHIPTPYLEMNKVDAYLRGLRDGDIAIIKSRRGTVQVKVQINFDIREKVVFLPMHWGKILNNDFSRANNITNDLVDPVSKEPDFKYCAVQVSKYIKPKQKVIVVGAGAAAYRFIQTYREKNEDDELCVFSKEEHPFYNRVLLPEYVNEELPWEALKKIKEGELEKLNVSLYPSNGIQKVNAVDKTVIDDLGNVHSYDLLVMATGSSAFVPNDVRMDLPGRFTMRERSDADRLKRYLQKTGLPTAEQHVVIVGGGLLGLELAAALKKININISIIQRAPRLMERQLDAVASRLLAEDVTERGIQIYFDNEVSTVFEEQEGRHSLLINLKTGRTIPCNAIVYAIGTRPNIKLAKQANLETRRGVLVNSYLQSSDPSIFALGEIAEFNNSLFGITSAAEQQADIAANYILGDLSSIYNGSVLMNILKFENLDLCSIGMVNTPLNDPTYEEVILMDVRKRFYKKCIVKDDTLKGAILMGDKNEFAEFKRLIEEEIELSEKRDELLRGASNTSPLKGKLVCSCSQVGEGNIKDAIASGCTEFSKICAETGAGLGCGSCKPEVKEVLLAQLQTAVT, encoded by the coding sequence ATGCAAAAAAAAGATTCATATGATACTATTTGCTCCTACTGTGGTGTAGGTTGTGGCATAACGGTCAATAAAGACTCTAGAGGGACCTTATCCGTAATTGGCAATGATTCTTATCCCGTAAACAAGGGAATGCTTTGTTCCAAGGGAAAAAACCTAAACTACGTTGCCCAAGATACCAGCGATAGAATTCTACATCCGGAAATGCGATGGAGTAGAAATCATCCTTTGCAGAGAGTCAATTGGGATACTGCCTTAACAAGGGCTGCCTCAGTTTTTCAAAGCATCATTGATAAGCATGGACCAGATAGTGTTGGCTTTTATGTATCTGGACAATGTCTTACGGAAGAGTATTATCTGGCCAATAAACTTACCAAAGGGTTTATTGGAACCAATAACATAGATACCAATTCAAGACTTTGCATGAGTTCCGCAGTAGTGGGCTATAAAAAAACAGTTGGAGAAGATGCCGTTCCCATCGCCTATGCCGATATTGAGCTGGCCGACTGCTTTTTAATCGCTGGGGCAAATCCAGCCTGGTGCCACCCAATCCTATTCAGAAGATTGGAAAAGCATAAAGAGGAAAATCCCAAAGTAAAAGTGATTGTCGTTGATCCACGAAAAACGCAATCTTGCGCTTTGGCAGATATTCACTTACAAATACTACCCGGTACTGATGTCATCCTGTTCAATGCAATCGCTAGATGGTTGATAGAACGTAAAAAATTGGACAAAGCATTTATCAAAAAACATACTGTAAACTTTGAAGAATGTAAACAAAGTGCCTTTCAATTAACCATTGGGCAGGCTGCTGATAGGTGTGGTATTCCACCAGAACAAATCCGAAAAGCTGCTAAATATATTGCAGATGCCAAAGGATTCATAAGTATGTGGACCATGGGGCTCAATCAGAGTGTTATTGGGGTGGATAAAAACGTGTCGCTCTTAAATATCTCCTTGCTTACAGGACATATTGGCAAGCCAGGGTCCGGACCATTTTCCCTTACCGGGCAACCCAATGCCATGGGTGGGCGCGAGGTTGGTGGCATGGCCAATTTATTGGCAGCCCATAAAGATTTGAATAATCCAGAACACCGAAAAGAAGTTTCGGATTTTTGGGGTGGAAAGGAAATTCAACCCAAACCGGGATTAACCGCCACAGAAATGTTCAATGCCTTGGAAAATGGAAAACTCAAAGCAGTTTGGATTATTTGTACTAATCCGGTGGTTAGTATGCCAAATGCCCATAAAATAGAGAAGGCCTTACAAAATGCCAGTTTTGTAATTGTTCAAGATATTTCACATAATTCTGAAACCTCCAAATATGCCGACTTACTGTTGCCTGCTGCCGGATGGTTGGAAAAAGAGGGCACCATGACCAATTCTGAACGTAGGATAAGTTATCTGCCCAAAGTAATCGATTCTCCGGGTGAAGCAAAGCCTGATGCTGAAATTCTTTGGGAGTTTGCACAAAAAATGGGGTATTCAGGCTTCAATTATTCAAACGCCAGTGATGTCTATGATGAATATTGTCTGATGACGAAGGGAACCAACATTGATATTTCAGGATTGTCTTATGACCGATTGAAAAAAGAAGGTAGTTTTCAATGGCCCGTTCCGCACAAAGAACATAAAGGAACCCCTAGGCTCTTTCAAGACCAAAGATTTCACACTTCGGATTCTAAAGCTCATTTTAACGCACCACAAAATATCTATAACCAGTCTGAAGAAACCGATTTGGATTTTCCATTGATTTTAAACACCGGACGAGTACGGGATCAATGGCATACACGCACCAAAACAGGAAAGGTAAAACGTTTATCGACCCATATTCCAACCCCATATTTAGAAATGAACAAAGTGGATGCTTATTTAAGGGGATTAAGAGATGGTGATATTGCGATTATAAAAAGTAGGCGTGGAACTGTGCAGGTAAAAGTGCAAATCAATTTCGATATTAGGGAAAAAGTAGTTTTCCTTCCCATGCACTGGGGGAAAATTTTGAACAACGATTTTAGCAGGGCAAACAACATTACAAATGACTTGGTAGATCCCGTTTCCAAGGAACCTGATTTTAAATACTGTGCTGTACAGGTGTCAAAATACATCAAACCAAAACAGAAAGTTATTGTTGTTGGAGCTGGTGCCGCAGCATATCGATTTATACAAACTTACCGGGAGAAAAATGAAGACGATGAACTTTGCGTATTTTCAAAAGAAGAACATCCCTTTTACAACAGGGTTTTATTGCCTGAATATGTAAACGAAGAGCTCCCATGGGAAGCGCTAAAAAAAATAAAAGAAGGCGAGCTTGAAAAACTCAACGTCTCATTATATCCTTCAAATGGAATACAAAAAGTGAATGCAGTGGATAAAACCGTAATCGATGATTTAGGAAATGTTCATTCCTATGATTTATTGGTCATGGCAACTGGAAGTAGCGCTTTTGTACCCAATGATGTTCGGATGGACCTACCAGGCAGATTCACCATGCGTGAACGCAGCGATGCCGACCGATTAAAGCGATATCTCCAAAAAACTGGATTGCCTACCGCAGAACAGCATGTAGTTATTGTTGGAGGGGGACTTTTAGGATTGGAATTAGCAGCTGCACTTAAAAAAATCAATATTAATATTAGTATCATCCAACGGGCACCAAGACTTATGGAACGCCAATTGGATGCTGTAGCAAGTCGTTTGTTGGCCGAAGATGTCACTGAACGAGGTATTCAAATCTACTTTGATAATGAGGTAAGTACTGTATTTGAGGAACAGGAAGGACGTCATTCCCTATTAATCAATCTCAAAACTGGACGAACCATACCTTGCAATGCAATTGTATATGCCATTGGTACGAGGCCAAATATTAAACTGGCAAAACAGGCCAACCTTGAAACCAGACGAGGAGTGTTGGTCAATTCATATTTACAGTCCAGTGACCCATCTATCTTTGCTTTGGGCGAAATTGCTGAGTTCAACAACAGTCTTTTTGGAATAACTTCGGCAGCAGAGCAACAAGCGGATATTGCAGCCAACTACATTTTGGGCGATTTAAGCAGTATTTATAATGGTTCTGTCCTAATGAACATTTTAAAGTTTGAGAACCTTGACCTATGCAGTATCGGAATGGTAAATACTCCTCTAAATGACCCTACGTATGAAGAGGTTATTTTGATGGATGTCCGCAAAAGATTCTACAAAAAATGCATCGTGAAAGATGACACCCTAAAAGGGGCTATTCTAATGGGCGATAAAAACGAGTTTGCAGAATTTAAAAGATTGATTGAGGAAGAAATAGAACTGTCGGAAAAGCGCGACGAACTATTGCGCGGAGCATCCAACACCTCACCACTTAAAGGTAAATTAGTTTGTTCCTGTAGTCAGGTTGGCGAGGGCAACATTAAGGATGCAATTGCAAGCGGATGCACCGAATTTTCAAAAATATGTGCAGAAACAGGAGCTGGACTGGGGTGCGGTAGCTGCAAACCGGAAGTTAAGGAAGTGCTATTGGCGCAATTACAAACAGCAGTAACCTAA
- a CDS encoding rubredoxin, with protein sequence MNDDLHRILIKGGVTSPGELKDSITMLEAAGLSEVYFGSRQDLLFPLADAKEESLERISKFNTDIISERSYQNIVSSYVCADIFDMTYWLKGSTYLYILEQFDYFPKLKINITDPKQRLVPIFNGNLNFIASENEDYWYLHLNLPHWETTSYYPVLIYSWDIVTISKAIEEVYKTVDTAEGLFALLSKTLDTNNKNMDKELQIPYLTFPYYEGVNRMGLDQFWLGLYWRNNRYDLKFLKEFCGFCLDNSIGKICITPWKSFIVKGIKTESRAELERFLGHWGINVRHSQLEMNWHLPVDDLDALELKKFLVRSFDQNDISTYGLTFGISNDVGKRSHFSSVIIEKNSPPEIVKNFDVRPTYNVLHFENFNPNTNSYIAYAQDVDKIELPGLLMELSKKYFKQLGEEKKKTENKKKPVLENTRQVYQCNSCFTIYDEIIGDNKANIAAGTSFEKLPETYQCSVCESSKVEFSKTEMHLL encoded by the coding sequence ATGAACGACGATTTACATCGCATACTCATTAAAGGGGGAGTAACCTCACCAGGGGAACTTAAAGACAGCATTACCATGTTGGAAGCCGCTGGACTATCCGAAGTATATTTTGGCTCTCGCCAAGATTTGCTTTTTCCTTTGGCAGATGCCAAAGAGGAATCGTTAGAACGTATTTCCAAATTCAATACTGATATTATTAGTGAACGAAGTTATCAAAACATCGTTTCGTCCTACGTTTGCGCAGATATTTTTGATATGACCTATTGGTTGAAGGGCTCAACCTATCTGTATATTTTGGAACAGTTCGATTACTTCCCCAAATTAAAAATCAATATTACCGACCCAAAGCAACGGCTTGTGCCTATATTCAATGGCAACCTTAATTTTATTGCTTCAGAAAATGAGGATTATTGGTATCTTCATTTGAATCTCCCTCATTGGGAAACCACATCCTATTACCCTGTATTGATTTATAGCTGGGATATTGTTACTATTTCAAAAGCTATTGAAGAAGTATACAAAACTGTTGATACAGCAGAAGGTTTGTTTGCATTGCTCAGCAAAACCCTGGATACCAATAACAAGAACATGGACAAGGAACTTCAGATTCCATACCTGACTTTTCCGTATTATGAAGGGGTAAACCGCATGGGGTTAGATCAATTTTGGTTAGGATTGTATTGGCGAAATAATAGATACGACTTAAAATTCCTCAAAGAATTCTGTGGTTTTTGTTTGGACAATAGTATTGGCAAAATTTGCATTACACCATGGAAATCCTTCATAGTAAAAGGCATAAAAACGGAAAGTAGAGCAGAACTTGAGCGTTTTCTTGGTCATTGGGGAATTAATGTTAGACACTCCCAATTGGAAATGAACTGGCATCTCCCTGTAGATGATCTGGACGCCTTGGAGCTAAAAAAATTCTTGGTTAGAAGTTTTGACCAAAATGATATTAGCACCTATGGACTAACATTTGGCATAAGCAATGATGTGGGAAAAAGATCCCATTTTTCTTCGGTAATCATTGAAAAGAATTCGCCCCCCGAAATTGTGAAAAACTTTGATGTGAGACCTACTTACAACGTGCTTCACTTTGAGAATTTCAACCCAAATACCAATTCCTATATTGCGTATGCGCAAGATGTGGATAAAATTGAGCTTCCGGGATTATTGATGGAACTGAGTAAAAAATATTTCAAACAATTGGGTGAAGAAAAAAAGAAAACGGAAAATAAGAAAAAACCTGTATTAGAAAACACGCGCCAGGTGTATCAATGTAATAGTTGTTTTACCATTTATGATGAGATTATTGGAGATAACAAAGCCAACATAGCGGCAGGAACATCATTTGAAAAATTGCCTGAAACCTATCAATGTTCGGTATGCGAATCGTCAAAAGTGGAATTTTCAAAAACCGAAATGCACTTGCTATAG
- a CDS encoding DUF6958 family protein: MSKEEKIMTLHPQGKAGVNILKRRYDFIKDFFLKIVQEHGTITFEKLGDMAVDQLTESFDGKVLWYIVTVKLDLEVRGIIERIPKTSPHQLRMKN, encoded by the coding sequence ATGTCCAAAGAAGAAAAAATAATGACCTTACATCCGCAGGGGAAGGCAGGGGTCAATATTCTTAAAAGGCGGTATGATTTTATTAAAGACTTTTTCCTAAAGATTGTACAGGAACATGGAACCATCACTTTTGAAAAATTAGGGGATATGGCGGTTGACCAATTGACCGAAAGTTTTGATGGGAAGGTACTCTGGTATATTGTGACGGTAAAATTGGATTTGGAGGTAAGAGGAATAATAGAACGTATTCCCAAGACAAGCCCCCATCAATTGCGCATGAAAAACTAA
- a CDS encoding GIN domain-containing protein translates to MIVIKKITFILATCLFVTSCSYETIRVSDEVSTREYDFDDITALSIATDFKAYVTFSETEESVSIEANDNLFEKINVYKEGGKLTVKLDNNLNVKGKETLNLFITTRNITSFKASSDAAIFLDSPLETQNVSIDLSSDAYFEGDITTDNFDFIASSDSKALIYIKATEAHMSLSSGAALDGEVEIDETTIKLSSDASVDVDGVIENLDATLSSDSNLEDYGLYITDLKIKLSADSDAYLTVSNTIDVEANSDSRLYYKGDAEIIRQLVSSDGRVIKK, encoded by the coding sequence ATGATAGTAATCAAAAAAATCACTTTTATTTTGGCGACATGCCTATTTGTGACTTCCTGTTCTTACGAAACCATAAGAGTTTCAGATGAAGTATCCACACGGGAATACGACTTTGATGATATTACGGCCTTATCGATAGCTACAGATTTTAAAGCTTATGTTACTTTTTCTGAAACCGAGGAAAGTGTAAGCATAGAAGCTAATGATAATCTTTTTGAAAAGATCAATGTGTATAAGGAGGGTGGAAAACTAACGGTTAAATTGGATAATAATTTGAATGTGAAAGGGAAGGAAACCTTAAACTTGTTTATTACAACGCGGAATATTACCAGTTTTAAGGCATCATCGGATGCTGCCATATTTTTAGACTCACCTCTTGAAACACAAAATGTGTCCATTGACCTTAGTTCCGATGCCTATTTTGAAGGGGACATCACCACTGACAATTTTGACTTCATAGCATCATCTGATAGCAAGGCACTTATTTATATAAAAGCAACTGAGGCGCACATGAGTCTATCTTCAGGTGCAGCTTTGGATGGTGAAGTAGAAATAGATGAAACTACGATAAAGCTGTCTTCAGATGCTTCTGTTGATGTAGATGGGGTCATCGAAAATCTGGACGCAACACTATCTTCTGATAGTAATCTAGAGGATTATGGGTTGTATATAACTGATTTAAAAATTAAATTATCGGCAGATAGTGATGCCTATCTTACGGTTTCAAATACTATAGATGTTGAGGCGAATTCGGATAGTAGACTGTATTACAAGGGAGATGCCGAAATTATAAGACAACTAGTATCTAGTGATGGAAGAGTCATTAAAAAATAG
- a CDS encoding TonB-dependent receptor — MKKSKINAFLFLGLFFTSVLLGYGQDLKQTVKGKVTDIVTGSPLMGATIILIDSEPQLGVITNAQGFFTMENVPVGRQSFSCSYLGYEDALVSQVLVGSAKEINLSIRLTESLNQLGEIVVSARKDQIKPNNKLATVSARSFGVEETKRFPASISDPARMALSFAGVTNSDDTTNEIVIRGNAPNQLLWKIEGVEVPEPNHFSEEGYSPGAISLLSTNMLGNSDFFTGAFPAEYGNATSGVFDIKLRNGNAEKAEYAFQFGVLGTDLAIEGPFSKNYKGSYLVNYRYSTLTILNNIIEVSEGSVPTFQDLALKLNLPIGEKTNLSFWGIGGFSEDNQDNAEQISPVLVEDEFFESKTYMGGLNLKHFFSTNTSLDGALSFSGNQSDYVFSLDNTTNDDFLQERDILRNNALRLSVNLNQKFNARTTLKTGLVYSRLSYDVLTDEILNDNAITLVDSEGNGTFLQFFSQAKYRFTEKLSTTFGLHASSFSVNNDFVLEPRGGIEYQISPKHTLSAGIGLHSRRMPLNQYFIEIGDGQGNASTPNTNLDLMRAMHYVLGYDWRILKNGHLKLEVYYQDLNKVAVAADSNFTDSFLNGQFIERELTDSGKARNYGLELTLEKFFSNQYYFLVTSSLFDSQYRAADGNWYDSRYNANYTFNVVGGKEFKAGKNGNNIFGVNAKVLWNGGKRGTPVDLDYFDDTGFVRLLQDQRNALQFDDYWRIDASFSYRINRPKVAHIISLDIQNVTNRLNVDEEFFNTQTRMIETEYQLELLPLLNYRIEF; from the coding sequence ATGAAAAAATCAAAAATTAATGCCTTTTTGTTCTTGGGTTTATTTTTTACATCTGTACTTCTTGGATATGGTCAAGATCTAAAGCAAACTGTTAAAGGAAAAGTGACCGATATTGTAACAGGAAGTCCTTTAATGGGAGCCACAATTATTCTCATTGATTCAGAACCACAACTAGGTGTAATAACAAATGCCCAAGGATTTTTCACAATGGAGAATGTCCCTGTAGGCCGACAATCTTTCAGTTGTAGTTATTTGGGATATGAAGATGCTCTGGTTTCACAAGTTTTAGTTGGTTCTGCCAAAGAAATCAATCTAAGTATACGACTCACGGAATCCTTGAATCAGTTAGGGGAAATTGTTGTCTCAGCACGCAAAGATCAAATTAAGCCCAATAATAAATTGGCAACGGTAAGTGCACGGTCATTTGGTGTAGAAGAGACCAAACGCTTTCCTGCAAGTATTAGCGATCCTGCAAGAATGGCACTTTCTTTCGCAGGTGTTACCAATTCTGATGACACCACCAATGAAATTGTGATCAGGGGTAATGCGCCAAACCAACTACTGTGGAAAATTGAAGGGGTAGAGGTTCCTGAACCCAATCATTTTTCTGAGGAAGGCTATTCGCCTGGAGCAATAAGTCTGTTGAGCACCAATATGCTGGGCAATTCCGATTTTTTTACCGGAGCTTTCCCAGCGGAATATGGTAATGCAACCTCAGGAGTTTTTGATATCAAGCTGCGAAACGGAAATGCTGAAAAAGCGGAGTATGCGTTTCAATTTGGTGTTTTGGGGACTGACTTGGCCATTGAAGGGCCTTTCTCCAAAAATTACAAAGGATCTTATTTGGTCAACTACAGATATTCTACCTTGACCATCTTGAACAACATTATAGAAGTCTCAGAAGGCTCAGTGCCCACCTTTCAGGATCTTGCGCTTAAGCTAAACCTGCCAATAGGAGAAAAAACAAACTTGTCGTTTTGGGGAATTGGTGGATTTAGTGAGGATAATCAGGATAATGCGGAGCAGATAAGTCCGGTTTTGGTGGAAGATGAATTCTTTGAGTCAAAAACCTATATGGGCGGCCTTAACCTCAAGCATTTTTTTAGCACCAATACTTCATTGGACGGGGCCCTGTCCTTTTCTGGAAACCAAAGTGATTATGTTTTTTCGTTGGACAATACGACAAACGATGATTTTTTGCAGGAACGCGATATTTTAAGAAACAATGCGCTTCGTTTGAGCGTAAACCTAAATCAAAAGTTCAATGCAAGAACAACTCTAAAGACAGGACTTGTGTATAGTAGATTGTCCTATGATGTTTTAACGGACGAAATACTGAATGACAATGCCATAACTTTAGTTGACTCGGAAGGCAATGGTACATTTCTCCAATTTTTCTCCCAAGCCAAATACCGATTTACTGAAAAACTCTCCACAACCTTTGGACTTCATGCCTCGTCATTTTCTGTGAACAATGATTTTGTGCTTGAACCACGGGGTGGAATTGAATATCAAATTTCTCCAAAACATACGCTGAGTGCTGGAATTGGATTGCACTCCAGGCGAATGCCATTAAATCAATACTTTATTGAAATTGGTGATGGACAGGGAAATGCTAGCACGCCAAATACGAATCTGGATTTAATGAGGGCCATGCACTATGTATTAGGTTATGACTGGCGAATTCTTAAAAACGGTCATCTAAAGCTAGAAGTCTATTACCAAGACTTGAACAAAGTTGCTGTGGCAGCAGATTCAAATTTTACAGATTCCTTTTTAAATGGTCAATTTATAGAAAGAGAACTCACGGACTCGGGGAAAGCCAGAAATTATGGATTGGAACTGACCTTGGAGAAATTCTTTTCAAACCAATATTATTTTTTGGTTACGAGCTCACTTTTTGATTCACAATACCGTGCTGCTGATGGCAATTGGTATGACAGTCGTTACAATGCCAACTATACCTTCAATGTTGTTGGAGGTAAGGAGTTTAAGGCAGGAAAGAATGGGAACAACATTTTTGGGGTCAATGCAAAGGTTTTATGGAATGGTGGTAAAAGAGGCACCCCTGTCGATTTGGATTATTTTGATGATACGGGCTTTGTGCGATTACTTCAAGATCAAAGAAACGCATTGCAGTTTGATGACTATTGGAGAATTGATGCCAGTTTCTCGTATAGGATAAACCGACCCAAAGTTGCCCATATCATTTCATTGGATATTCAAAATGTGACCAACAGACTTAACGTTGACGAAGAATTTTTCAACACCCAAACAAGGATGATTGAAACGGAATATCAATTGGAACTCCTGCCATTACTCAATTACAGAATTGAATTTTAA
- a CDS encoding RNA polymerase sigma factor, which translates to MEANVRFTHQALIEQSKQGDRNAQYQLYGLYVDAMFNVAMRLLTIREDAEDVLQESFVEAFKKMDTFRFESTFGAWLKRIVINRSINHLKTKRLLLSSLESEGEVIEDDEVNAIEPLEIEKIKIGLGQLPEGYRQIITLYLIEGYDHAEIGEILRISTSTSKSQYHRAKKKLVKIVNEL; encoded by the coding sequence TTGGAAGCAAACGTACGTTTTACGCATCAAGCTTTAATAGAGCAAAGCAAACAGGGAGACCGCAATGCCCAATATCAGTTGTATGGGCTCTATGTGGATGCTATGTTCAATGTTGCTATGCGTTTATTGACCATACGGGAAGATGCGGAGGACGTGTTGCAGGAGAGTTTTGTTGAGGCCTTTAAAAAAATGGATACGTTCAGGTTTGAAAGCACTTTCGGTGCCTGGTTAAAACGAATTGTAATCAATCGGAGCATCAACCATCTAAAAACAAAGCGATTGTTATTGTCTTCCTTGGAAAGTGAGGGAGAAGTTATAGAAGATGATGAGGTGAATGCAATTGAACCTTTGGAAATAGAGAAAATAAAAATTGGATTGGGTCAATTACCAGAGGGATATAGACAAATTATTACTCTCTATCTCATAGAGGGGTATGACCATGCGGAAATTGGAGAAATTTTGAGGATATCAACCTCAACCTCCAAGTCGCAATACCACAGGGCAAAAAAGAAACTAGTTAAAATTGTAAATGAGTTGTAA
- a CDS encoding OmpA family protein: protein MRAIKTNIIVLFSLLACIAQAQLKYNDADINFENLLYVRAAKQYETIVQKGDDSQHVLERLGDCYFLNTDMENAAKWYGQLFSKYEKVLEPKYAFRYVHSLKGIGNYKLAKAIMKIYSQKRDMSEYEVAQLKNNDEALDELLNRQPQFYISNLAINTPVADFGPMYYKDKIVFSSSRDSLRFETSVYEWNKQPYLDFFMADTNDLGSDLAEVVQFSEILNTRYHEAVAAFIPEGNKIYFTRNNYSNQNLGRDGEGTNHLKMYTSQLQGGEWTAATEVSFNSEEYSVGQPALSPDGQFLFFVSDMPGSIGNTDIFMVEIYKDGSFSQPKNLGPTINTSGREMFPYVTDEKLYFASDGHLGLGGLDVFESELGRNGFGTPNNLGKPLNSNRDDFAYIVNEASDRGYFSSNREGGKGDDDIYSFQRLEEACEQTVKGSVIRKANAQPIVNVNVELFSVDGTSLGKTATDPYGAFSFDVVLDCEAEYNIKINKQGFLPNEKAFGTTTEKDFINTVPLEITKELNKLIVRENGVLKIKIDNIYFDLNKADIRPDAAQELNKIVEVMKEYPKMVIKIEAHTDSRGSDRYNETLSDKRAKATGNYIISQGIESNRLESAIGYGEKVLLNQCGNGVRCTNEEHDVNRRSEFIIVKME, encoded by the coding sequence ATGAGAGCAATAAAAACAAACATAATCGTACTTTTTTCACTTTTGGCCTGTATAGCACAAGCCCAATTAAAGTACAATGATGCAGATATCAATTTTGAAAATCTACTTTATGTAAGGGCGGCAAAACAATATGAAACCATTGTTCAAAAAGGGGACGATTCACAACATGTGTTGGAACGCCTCGGAGATTGTTATTTCCTTAATACGGATATGGAAAACGCTGCCAAATGGTACGGACAGTTATTTTCCAAGTATGAAAAAGTGTTGGAACCTAAATATGCTTTCAGATATGTGCACTCCTTAAAAGGAATTGGAAATTACAAACTGGCAAAGGCTATTATGAAAATTTATAGTCAAAAACGCGATATGTCAGAGTATGAGGTAGCGCAATTGAAGAACAATGACGAAGCATTGGATGAGTTGTTGAACAGGCAACCCCAATTCTATATCTCAAATTTAGCTATCAATACGCCCGTAGCAGATTTTGGTCCGATGTATTACAAGGATAAAATTGTGTTCTCATCAAGTCGTGATTCATTACGATTTGAAACTAGTGTCTATGAATGGAATAAGCAACCTTATTTGGATTTCTTTATGGCGGACACCAATGATTTGGGTTCAGATTTAGCTGAAGTTGTCCAATTTTCCGAAATCTTGAATACAAGATATCATGAGGCAGTGGCCGCATTTATTCCAGAAGGAAATAAAATTTATTTTACAAGAAACAATTATTCCAATCAAAATTTAGGAAGGGATGGTGAAGGTACCAACCATTTGAAAATGTATACATCCCAACTTCAAGGAGGTGAGTGGACAGCTGCAACAGAGGTCTCTTTTAACAGTGAAGAATATTCCGTGGGTCAGCCCGCTTTAAGTCCAGATGGGCAATTCCTTTTCTTCGTTTCCGATATGCCGGGAAGTATAGGGAACACCGATATCTTTATGGTTGAAATCTACAAGGATGGAAGCTTTTCACAACCAAAGAACCTTGGCCCAACTATAAACACCAGTGGAAGGGAAATGTTCCCCTATGTAACAGATGAAAAACTATACTTTGCTTCTGATGGACATTTAGGACTGGGAGGTTTGGATGTTTTTGAAAGCGAATTGGGGCGAAACGGATTTGGTACACCAAATAATCTTGGGAAACCTTTGAACAGCAACCGGGACGACTTTGCATATATTGTAAATGAAGCTTCGGACAGAGGTTATTTCTCTTCCAATAGAGAAGGAGGCAAAGGAGATGATGATATTTATTCGTTCCAACGCTTGGAAGAAGCTTGCGAACAAACCGTAAAGGGTAGTGTTATTAGAAAGGCCAATGCGCAGCCCATAGTAAATGTAAATGTTGAACTTTTCTCGGTAGATGGAACGTCTTTGGGAAAAACAGCAACAGATCCATATGGAGCATTTAGTTTTGATGTGGTTTTGGATTGTGAGGCAGAGTACAACATCAAAATAAACAAACAAGGCTTTTTGCCAAATGAAAAAGCCTTTGGTACTACTACTGAAAAAGATTTTATAAATACAGTTCCTTTGGAGATTACAAAAGAATTGAATAAACTTATTGTTCGTGAAAATGGGGTGCTAAAAATTAAAATAGACAATATTTATTTTGATTTGAATAAGGCTGATATTCGTCCAGATGCTGCACAGGAGTTAAATAAGATTGTTGAGGTAATGAAGGAATACCCAAAAATGGTCATCAAAATTGAAGCGCATACGGACTCCAGAGGTAGTGATCGCTACAATGAAACCCTTTCCGATAAAAGAGCAAAGGCAACGGGAAATTATATTATCTCACAAGGTATTGAGTCAAACCGATTAGAAAGTGCAATTGGTTATGGAGAGAAGGTGTTATTGAACCAATGCGGCAATGGGGTTCGGTGCACCAATGAAGAGCACGATGTTAACCGAAGATCAGAATTTATCATAGTTAAAATGGAATAA